From Micromonospora auratinigra:
GCTCGGCGCGTTCCTGCACGACATCGGCAAGGGGCTGCCCGGCGACGGTGCCGCCGGGCGGGCCGGCAGGCATGAGCCCGCCGGCACCGTCGCAGACCACAGCACGGTGGGCGCTCCGCTGGCCGAGGCGGTCGCCACCCGGATCGGCCTGTCCGCCACCGACGCGGCGCTGATCGGCACGCTGGTCCGGCTGCACCTGCTCCTGCCCGACGTGGCCACCCGGCGTGACCTGTCCGACCCGAAGACCGTCGCCGGGGTGGCCGAGCGGGTCGGCGACACCACCACCCTGGACCTGCTGCACGCCCTGGTCCGCGCCGACGCGGCCGCCACCGGGCCGGCCGCCTGGTCGGAATGGAAGGGACGACTGGTCGCCGAGCTGGTCGCCCGGGTGCGTACCGCCCTCGACACCGGCGTGCTGCCCGCCCCGCCGGCCCCGGACCCGGCGCTGGTCGCCGGGCCGCTGCCGGTCGTACAGCTCACCGAGGACCGGGTGGCGGTGGCCGCGGCGGACCGGCGCGGGCTGCTCGCCACGGTGGCCGGCTGCCTGGCCCTGCACCGGCTGGAGGTGGTCTCCGCGGACGCCTCCACGGTCGACGGCCGGGCCCTGGTCGAGTGCCGGGTGCAGCCGCGCTACGGCCTGGCGCCCGACCCGATCGCGCTCGGCGCCGACCTGCGCCGCGCCGTCTCCGGCGACGTCTCGGTCACCCAGCGGCTGCGCGGCCGGGCCCTCGCGGCCCGCAGCCAGGGCGCCGCCCCCCGGGTGGTCTGGCACCGGGCGGCGGCCACCGACGCGGTGCTGCTGGAGCTGCGCGCCGCCGACGCGGCCGGCCTGCTCTACCGGGTCGCCGTCGCCCTCGACGAGGCCGGCGCGCAGGTCCGGGCGGCCCGGATCGCCACCCTCGGCGGCGACGTGGTGGACACCTTCTACCTGGTCGGCGGCTGGCCCGCGGAGGCGGACCGCGACCGTATCGAGGCCGCCGTGCTGGCCGCCGTCTGACCCGGGTACGTCCGGGGACGTACGCCGAGCGCCGCCGCCGGCACGACGTGCCGGGCGTCGTCCGGCGGGACGCTGTCGGACATGAACCTGCCAGTGCAGACCGAAGGGCTCACCAAACGGTACGGCGGCCTGACCGCCGTGCACGACCTGCACCTCACCGTCCGGGCCGGCGAGGTGTACGGCTTCCTCGGCCCCAACGGGGCCGGCAAGACCACCACCCTGCGCATGCTGCTCGGGCTGGTCCGGCCCAGCGCCGGCACGGTCCGGCTGCTCGGCCGGCCGCCCGCCGCCGGACGGCTCACCGGGGTCGGCGCGCTGATCGAGGGGCCGGCCTTCTACCCGTACCTCTCCGGGCGGGACAACCTGCGGGTGATGGCCCGCTACGCCGGGGTCGGCGCGGACCGGATCGCGCTCGTGCTCGACCTGGTCGACCTGACCGACCGGGCGGGCGACCGGTACACCGGCTACTCGTTGGGCATGAAGCAGCGGCTCGGTGTCGCGGCGGCCCTGCTGAAGGACCCCCGCCTGCTGATCCTCGACGAGCCGACCAACGGCCTCGACCCGGCCGGCATGGCGGACATGCGCACCCTGATCCGCCGGCTCGGCGCGGCCGGCTGCACCGTGCTGGTCTCCAGTCACCTGCTCGGCGAGGTCGAGCAGGTCTGCGACCGGGTCGGGGTGGTGGCCCGGGGCCGGCTGGTCGCCGAGGGCAGCGTCGCCGAGTTGCGCGGCGCGGCCGGGCTGCGGCTGCTCGCCGACCCGCTGGACGCCGCCGCCGACCGGGCGCGGGAGCTGGTCGGCGCCGAGCGGGTCCGGGTGGTCGACGGCGGGCTGGAGTTGGCAGTGGAGCCGGAGCGGGCCGCCTGGCTCAACGCCGAGCTGGTCGGGGCCGGGATCGCCGTCCGCGAGCTGCGTCGGCAGGAGCAGGACCTGGAGCAGATCTTCTTCAACCTCGTGGAGAAAGGAACGGCTGATGTCGCGTAGTTTCCGGGCCGAGACGGTCAAGCTGGTGCGGCGGCCGGCCAACTGGCTGCTGCTGGCCATCACGCTGGTGCTCTCGTTGGTCTTCACCTACGTCTTCCCGTACGCCGCGCTCGCCGGCGGCACCGACGGGCCGAACACCGACCGGGCGCTGCCCGCGCTGCTCCCCGACCACCTGGTCGGCAACTCCCTCGGCGGGCTGCCGATCTTCCTCGGCTCGATCCTGCTGATCCTCGGCGTGCTCACGGTCGGCGGCGAGTACGGCTGGGGCACCTGGAAGACCGTGCTCACCCAGGGCCCGACCCGGCTGGAGGTGTACGCCGGCAAGCTGCTCGCCCTCGCCGCCGCCGCGCTGGCCGTGGTGCTCGCCGTGTACGGGGTCGGCGCGGTGGCCAGCCTGCTCATCGCGTCGGCCGAGGCGCAGCCGGTGAGCTGGCCGTCGGCCGGCGACCTGCTCACCGGGATCGGGGCGGGGTGGCTGATCGCGACGATGTGGGCCATGCTCGGTGCCGTGCTGGCCGTCGCGCTGCGCGCGGTGGCGTTGCCGGTCGGGCTCGGTCTGGTGTGGATGCTCGCGGTGCAGAACCTGCTCGCCGCGATCGCCGCGCCGCTGGTCGACTGGGTGGCGAAGCTCCAGGAGGGGCTGCCCGGGCCGAACGCCGGGTCGCTGGCCATCGCGCTCGGCGCGCCGGGCGACACTCCCGGGGTGGCGGACACCGTGGGCGGTGGGCAGGCGGCGGTGGTGGTGGCCGCGTACCTGGTCGGGTTCGCGGCGATCGGCGCGGTGCTGCTGCGCCGACGGGACATCGGCTGAGGCCGGGCGGAGGAGGGGACGGACGTGCGGCGCGAACGCGGGCAGCGGGGTGGCCCGCTCCTCGACGGGCTGATCGCCCTGCTCCTGCTGCTGATCGGGCTGGCCGGCACCGCGCCGGCCGGCCTCGACCAGGGCGTGGACGTGCACCCGGTCGCCTACCCGCTGGTCGTGGTGGCGGCGCTGGCGGTGGCCGTCCGGCGGCGGTGGCCGCTGGTCACCCTGGCGGTGGTGACCGCCGCGTGCACCGCGTACCTGATCCTCGGCCTCCCGTACGGGCCGATCCTGCTGTCGTTCTTCGTGGCGGTCTACAGCACCGCCGCGTACCGGCCGCTGCGCGCGGCGGCGGTGGCGAACGGGGTGGCGCTGCTGGTGCTGCTGACGCACGTGGTCGTCGGGGTGCGCCCACCCGGCCTGCTCGGGCTGAACGCGGCCGCCGCCTGGGTGGTGGTGCCGTTCGCGGTGGGTGCCACCGTGCGGCTCAACCGGGAGAGCGCGGCCCGCAACCGCACCGACGAGGCGCGCCGGCTGGCCGACGCGGAGCGGCTGCGGGTGGCCCGGGAGGTGCACGACGTGGTCGGGCACGGGCTGGCCGCCATCCACCTGCAGGCCGAGGTGGCGTTGCACCTGCTGGCCCGCAAGCCGGAGCAGGCCGAGGCGGCGCTCACCGCGATCAGCCGGACCAGCAAGGAGGCGCTCGACGAGCTGCGGGTCACGCTGACCGTGGTCCGCCGCGACGAGCCCGCCGACGAGCGGACGCCGGTGCCCGGGCTGGCCCAGCTCCCGCAGTTGCGCGAGCGGCTGGCCGGGGCCGGGGTGCCGGTCACCGTCGAGGTCGACGGGGAGCGCCGGGCCCTGCCGGTGGCGGTGGACCTGGCCGCGTACCGCGTGGTGCAGGAGGCGCTGACCAACGTGCTGCGCCACGCCGGTCCGGCGACCGCCGCCGTCCGGCTCCGGTACGCCCCCGCCGAGGTGGCCGTCGAGGTCACCGACACCGGCCGGGGCCCGGCCGCCGCCGGCACCGGTGGCTCCGGCCTGGCCGGCATGCGGGAGCGGGTCACCGCGCTGGGCGGGACGTTCGCCGCCGGGCCCGCCCCGGCCCGCGGCTTCCGGGTGTACGCCACGCTGCCGTTGCAGGAGGAGGTCGCATGATCCGGGTGTTGCTCGCCGACGACCAGGACCTGGTCCGGATCGGGCTGCGTGCCCTGGTGGAGAGCGAGGACGACCTCGCGGTGGTGGGGGAGGCGACCGACGGCCTGCAGGCCGTGGCGCTGGCCCGCCGGGAGCGCCCCGACGTGGTGCTGATGGACGTCCGGATGCCCGGGGTGGACGGCATCGAGGCGACCCGGCGGATCGTGGCCGATCCGGAGCTGGCCGGTACCCGGGTGGTCGTGCTGACCACCTTCGAGCTGAACGAGTACGTCTTCGACGCGTTGCGGCACGGGGCCAGCGGCTTCCTCACCAAGGACACCCGCCCGGCCGATCTGCTGCGGGCGATCCGGCTGGTGGCCGAGGGGGAGGCGCTGCTGTCGCCGTCGGTGACCCGGCGGGTGGTCCGCGAGTTCGCGGTCCGGCCCGCCCGGGTGCCCCGGCCGCATCCCCGGCTCGGCACCCTCACCGACCGGGAACGCGAGATCGTCGGCCTGGTCGGCGAGGGGCTGAGCAACGCGGAGATCGCCGACCGGCTGGTGATCAGCCCGGCGACGGCCCGTACCCACGTCAGCCGGGCCATGGTCAAGCTCGCCGCCCGCGACCGGGCCCAGCTGGTGGTCTTCGCCTACCAGTCCGGCCTGGTCGTCTCCTGACCCCGACCCGCGCCGAGATCCGCGCAACCTCCGGGAAGTGGTGGCATCGACGGCCTCGGAGAGCAGCATCTTCCGGGAAGTTGTGCGGATCTTGGGGCGGGGGCGGACGCGCCCAGGCGGAGCGGGTGCGGGTGGGCCCGGGTAGAGCGGGCGTGGGGGCGGGTGAGTGCGAGCGCGGGTGGACGCGGGGGTGCGGACGGGGAGGCTGGGCCGGCGTGGAGCGGGGGTGTGGGCG
This genomic window contains:
- a CDS encoding ABC transporter ATP-binding protein, whose protein sequence is MNLPVQTEGLTKRYGGLTAVHDLHLTVRAGEVYGFLGPNGAGKTTTLRMLLGLVRPSAGTVRLLGRPPAAGRLTGVGALIEGPAFYPYLSGRDNLRVMARYAGVGADRIALVLDLVDLTDRAGDRYTGYSLGMKQRLGVAAALLKDPRLLILDEPTNGLDPAGMADMRTLIRRLGAAGCTVLVSSHLLGEVEQVCDRVGVVARGRLVAEGSVAELRGAAGLRLLADPLDAAADRARELVGAERVRVVDGGLELAVEPERAAWLNAELVGAGIAVRELRRQEQDLEQIFFNLVEKGTADVA
- a CDS encoding ABC transporter permease, with the translated sequence MSRSFRAETVKLVRRPANWLLLAITLVLSLVFTYVFPYAALAGGTDGPNTDRALPALLPDHLVGNSLGGLPIFLGSILLILGVLTVGGEYGWGTWKTVLTQGPTRLEVYAGKLLALAAAALAVVLAVYGVGAVASLLIASAEAQPVSWPSAGDLLTGIGAGWLIATMWAMLGAVLAVALRAVALPVGLGLVWMLAVQNLLAAIAAPLVDWVAKLQEGLPGPNAGSLAIALGAPGDTPGVADTVGGGQAAVVVAAYLVGFAAIGAVLLRRRDIG
- a CDS encoding sensor histidine kinase, producing the protein MRRERGQRGGPLLDGLIALLLLLIGLAGTAPAGLDQGVDVHPVAYPLVVVAALAVAVRRRWPLVTLAVVTAACTAYLILGLPYGPILLSFFVAVYSTAAYRPLRAAAVANGVALLVLLTHVVVGVRPPGLLGLNAAAAWVVVPFAVGATVRLNRESAARNRTDEARRLADAERLRVAREVHDVVGHGLAAIHLQAEVALHLLARKPEQAEAALTAISRTSKEALDELRVTLTVVRRDEPADERTPVPGLAQLPQLRERLAGAGVPVTVEVDGERRALPVAVDLAAYRVVQEALTNVLRHAGPATAAVRLRYAPAEVAVEVTDTGRGPAAAGTGGSGLAGMRERVTALGGTFAAGPAPARGFRVYATLPLQEEVA
- a CDS encoding response regulator transcription factor; amino-acid sequence: MIRVLLADDQDLVRIGLRALVESEDDLAVVGEATDGLQAVALARRERPDVVLMDVRMPGVDGIEATRRIVADPELAGTRVVVLTTFELNEYVFDALRHGASGFLTKDTRPADLLRAIRLVAEGEALLSPSVTRRVVREFAVRPARVPRPHPRLGTLTDREREIVGLVGEGLSNAEIADRLVISPATARTHVSRAMVKLAARDRAQLVVFAYQSGLVVS